In Populus alba chromosome 1, ASM523922v2, whole genome shotgun sequence, a single window of DNA contains:
- the LOC118062985 gene encoding rab GTPase-activating protein 22 has product MWRDPGQPADSYYQVRPECTDVPKTRFKIKAGKTLSPRKWQAAFTPEGYLDISKTLSRIYRGGIHPSIRGEVWEFLLGCYDPKSTFDERDEIRQRRRIQYIRWKEECRQIFPVVGSGRFITAPIITEDGQPIQEPLVILETNQDRGPSAETGNADGNGTNQSRMNASCSEMVRELTSHGPLDQKVIQWLLTLHQIGLDVHRTDRTLVFYEKQENLSKLWDILAVYARIDTDVGYCQGMSDLCSPMIMLLEDEADAFWCFERLMRRLRGNFRCTESSVGVETQLSNLAEITQVVDPKLHQHLDALGGGDYLFAFRMLMVLFRREFSFCDSLYLWEMMWALEYDPDLFSVYEEPELNGEKAEGSKGRTKSIRHYGKFERENMKNGAVNSESPLPISIFLVASVLKDKSSTLLQEARGLDDVVKILNDMTGNLDAKKACSSAMKLHKKYLKKAKKP; this is encoded by the exons ATGTGGAGAGATCCTGGACAGCCTGCTGATTCATATTATCAGGTCCGGCCTGAATGCACGGATGTTCCAAAAACCAGATTCAAAATCAAG GCAGGTAAAACTCTAAGTCCAAGGAAATGGCAGGCTGCATTTACACCAGAAGGATATCTGGATATAAGCAAGACCCTTAGTCGAATCTACCGTGGG gGGATCCATCCATCAATTAGAGGAGAAGTTTGGGAATTTTTACTCGGCTGTTATGACCCTAAGAGTACATTTGATGAACGAGATGAGATACGGCAGCGCAGAAG GATACAATATATTAGGTGGAAAGAAGAGTGCCGCCAAATATTTCCTGTTGTTGGAAGTGGCAGATTTATTACAGCGCCTATAATCACTGAAGATGGTCAGCCCATTCAAGAACCGTTAGTAATATTAGAAACAAATCAAGACAGAGGCCCCTCTGCTGAAACTGGCAATGCAGATGGCAATGGCACAAATCAATCAAGAATGAATGCTTCCTGTTCAGAAATGGTGAGAGAGCTTACTAGCCATGGTCCTTTGGACCAGAAAGTGATCCAATGGCTGCTCACCTTGCATCAAATAG GTCTTGATGTGCATCGCACTGACAGGACATTGGTGTTTTATGAGAAGCAAGAGAACTTGTCAAAACTTTGGGACATTCTAGCTGTTTATGCCAGGATTGATACAGATGTCGGCTATTGTCAAG GAATGAGTGATCTTTGCTCACCCATGATAATGCTGCTTGAAGATGAAGCTGATGCATTTTGGTGTTTTGAACGATTGATGCGCAGATTG CGAGGAAATTTCAGATGCACTGAGAGCTCTGTTGGAGTGGAGACACAACTTAGTAATTTGGCCGAAATTACTCAGGTTGTCGATCCAAAACTTCATCAGCATTTAG ATGCACTTGGTGGAGGCGACTATTTATTTGCTTTCCGTATGCTCATGGTTTTGTTCCGCCGAGAATTTTCATTTTGTGATTCACTCTACCTTTGGGAG ATGATGTGGGCCCTTGAATACGACCCTGATTTGTTCTCTGTATATGAAGAGCCGGAATTGAATGGTGAGAAAGCTGAGGGATCTAAGGGAAGAACAAAGTCAATACGGCACTATGGGAAGTTTGAAAgggaaaacatgaaaaatgggGCAGTGAATTCTGAAAGCCCCCTCCCCATCTCTATTTTCCTTGTTGCCAGTGTATTAAAAGATAAGAGCTCTACCCTTTTGCAGGAGGCTCGGGGCCTGGATGATGTTGTCAAG ATATTGAATGACATGACTGGAAATTTAGATGCCAAGAAAGCATGCAGCAGTGCTATGAAACTTcacaagaaatatttaaaaaag GCGAAGAAGCCATAG